In one Saccharibacillus brassicae genomic region, the following are encoded:
- a CDS encoding methyl-accepting chemotaxis protein encodes MTIVDSMIQVVPYLSQMMRENTAITIYDHTHILYYVQSGNFDLGLKTGDALYPGFENFSVLKGSKQPILAEYPAEAFGYGYPLHAVIIPLLEQDEVAAILTVTYDQTNQEKLKSIAADNRSIADNLVEMVQHVAAHAQEMQATSEQILTNTKTAVQKSVKINSVATLIKEISDQTNMLGLNAAIEAARVGELGAGFGVVATEVRKLAVHSKSATADIEIALKDVQDSIRVMENEISQIVASSQEQADLVTTFTDVIERLQQTGESMQDLAGSMTRYHESVR; translated from the coding sequence ATGACTATCGTTGATTCCATGATTCAGGTTGTCCCTTATTTGAGTCAAATGATGCGCGAAAACACGGCCATCACCATTTACGACCATACGCATATTCTCTATTATGTGCAGTCGGGCAATTTCGATCTCGGTCTGAAGACCGGAGACGCGCTCTATCCCGGCTTCGAGAACTTCAGCGTACTCAAAGGCAGCAAGCAGCCTATTCTCGCCGAATACCCGGCCGAAGCTTTCGGCTACGGCTATCCGCTGCACGCGGTTATCATCCCGCTGCTCGAACAAGACGAAGTCGCGGCGATCCTGACCGTGACCTACGACCAGACCAACCAGGAGAAGCTCAAAAGTATCGCCGCCGATAACCGTTCGATCGCCGACAACCTGGTGGAGATGGTGCAGCATGTAGCGGCCCACGCGCAGGAAATGCAGGCGACGAGCGAACAGATCCTGACGAACACGAAGACCGCCGTGCAAAAATCGGTCAAGATCAACAGTGTCGCGACGCTGATCAAGGAAATTTCGGATCAGACGAACATGCTCGGTCTCAACGCCGCCATTGAAGCCGCGCGCGTCGGCGAGCTGGGCGCCGGCTTCGGCGTCGTCGCCACCGAAGTGCGCAAGCTTGCCGTCCATTCCAAAAGCGCGACCGCCGATATCGAGATCGCGCTCAAAGACGTTCAGGATTCGATCCGCGTCATGGAAAACGAGATCTCGCAGATCGTCGCTTCGTCGCAGGAGCAGGCCGATCTCGTGACGACGTTCACGGACGTAATCGAACGGCTGCAGCAGACCGGCGAATCGATGCAGGATCTCGCCGGCAGCATGACCCGTTACCACGAATCGGTTCGTTAA
- a CDS encoding 50S ribosomal protein L25: protein MSKALEAEKRTGFKRSDMRELRESGRVPAVVYGKKADGIPVHVDAKDLQRHVQRGGADIFSLNVKGGSASQVMIKDVQRLNGRIIHADFIQIDKNTPIRATIAVDYQGEAKGSKEGGIFQIQANELEVEALPNDLPQSLEIDVTHLEIGDKLTAADIKLDDNVKLISSEEEILASVVLPQLEEEPEATDEEAEVAPERVGDEEKTEE from the coding sequence ATGAGTAAAGCACTTGAAGCTGAGAAAAGAACCGGTTTTAAACGTTCCGATATGAGAGAATTGCGCGAGAGCGGACGCGTTCCGGCTGTCGTGTACGGCAAGAAAGCGGACGGCATCCCCGTTCACGTTGATGCGAAGGATCTGCAGCGTCACGTGCAGCGCGGCGGCGCTGACATCTTCTCGCTGAATGTCAAAGGCGGTTCGGCATCGCAGGTCATGATCAAAGACGTGCAGCGCCTTAACGGACGTATCATTCACGCCGACTTCATTCAGATCGACAAGAACACGCCGATTCGCGCAACGATCGCGGTCGATTATCAAGGCGAAGCCAAAGGATCGAAAGAAGGCGGCATTTTCCAAATCCAGGCGAACGAACTGGAAGTCGAAGCGCTGCCGAACGACCTGCCGCAATCGCTCGAAATCGATGTCACGCATCTGGAAATCGGCGACAAGCTGACAGCAGCCGACATCAAGCTCGACGATAACGTGAAGCTGATCTCTTCGGAAGAAGAAATCCTGGCATCCGTCGTTCTGCCGCAGCTTGAAGAAGAGCCGGAAGCGACAGACGAAGAAGCCGAAGTGGCTCCTGAGCGCGTAGGCGACGAAGAGAAAACAGAAGAATAA
- a CDS encoding excinuclease ABC subunit UvrA, with product MSISHQSHSSEPDLDPRNMIRVRGASENNLRNVDLDIPRDALVVFTGVSGSGKSSLAFGTLYAEAQRRYLESVAPYARRLIQQAGTPQVESIEGLPPAVGLQQQRSVPQERSTVGSLTAISNVLRMMYARAGDYPVGQPVLYAEDFSPNTPQGACPECQGLGRIYDATEASMVPDPSLSIRQRAIASWPGAWHGQNLRDILISLGYDVDKPWRELPQSDRDWILFTEEKPSAPVYPDLDYEQIQEAIRSGRKHDYMGNYTGARRQLLHMYASADNPGRRQRLEPYLVVGPCPLCHGKRLKPEALSVTFGGMDIADLFRLPVTELQRRLEEAVQAHESPKADSAHRRATEKALIARRLVEDAAGRLDRLIAIGVGHLSLDRPAPTLSSGELQRLRLATQLISKLFGVVYVLDEPSAGLHPADGEALLESLAALRDAGNSVFVVEHNLDIMKQAQWLVDIGPEAGERGGQVLYSGPPAGLADVERSITRRYLFADSASVLRERRTPEGWLKLNRVSYNNLNELDVEIPLGCLTAVTGVSGSGKSSLISGALPALLAPHLGNLPAEPAEEGEEEQPGEISGEAGGDLDSLRRLVRIDQKPIGRTPRSNLATYTGLFDHVRKLYADAPLSRERGYKAGRFSFNVAAGRCPSCEGQGFVQIELMFLSSLYVPCPECGGARYNAETLEVTWNDLTIADVLALTVEEAVDVFAQQPAISRPLSVLLDLGLGYLKLGQPATELSGGESQRIKLAAELQRTQRGRTLYLLDEPTNGLHPVDADRLLRHLDALVRAGHTVIMVEHNMRIAAQADWMIDIGPGAAAEGGTVVAAGTPTEVSASGRSRTAPYLLEHLASDSSAS from the coding sequence ATGAGTATATCGCATCAGTCCCATTCATCCGAACCCGATCTCGATCCGCGGAATATGATTCGCGTCCGCGGAGCCAGCGAGAATAATTTACGAAACGTCGACCTCGACATCCCGCGCGACGCGCTTGTCGTGTTTACCGGCGTGTCCGGTTCGGGCAAATCGTCGCTCGCATTCGGCACACTGTACGCCGAAGCGCAGCGGCGCTACCTGGAGTCCGTCGCGCCGTATGCCAGACGGCTGATCCAGCAGGCCGGCACGCCGCAGGTCGAGAGCATCGAAGGGCTGCCGCCCGCGGTCGGGCTTCAACAGCAGCGCAGCGTGCCGCAGGAGCGCTCCACCGTGGGCAGCCTGACGGCCATCTCCAACGTGCTGCGCATGATGTATGCGCGCGCCGGCGATTATCCGGTCGGACAGCCGGTGCTGTACGCCGAAGATTTTTCGCCCAATACGCCGCAGGGAGCCTGCCCCGAATGCCAGGGGCTCGGCCGGATCTACGACGCGACCGAAGCGTCGATGGTGCCCGATCCGAGCTTGAGCATCCGCCAGCGGGCGATCGCTTCGTGGCCGGGCGCCTGGCACGGGCAGAACCTGCGCGACATCCTGATCTCGCTCGGTTACGACGTGGATAAGCCGTGGCGGGAACTGCCGCAGTCCGATCGCGACTGGATTTTGTTTACCGAAGAGAAGCCGTCCGCTCCGGTGTACCCGGATCTCGATTACGAGCAGATTCAGGAAGCGATCCGTTCCGGGCGCAAGCACGATTATATGGGCAATTATACCGGCGCACGCCGCCAACTGCTTCATATGTACGCTTCCGCCGACAATCCGGGCCGCCGCCAGCGGCTCGAACCTTATCTGGTCGTCGGTCCCTGCCCGCTCTGCCACGGCAAAAGATTGAAGCCGGAAGCGCTCTCCGTCACGTTCGGGGGAATGGACATCGCGGACCTGTTCCGGCTGCCCGTAACCGAGCTGCAGCGCAGGCTTGAAGAAGCCGTGCAGGCGCACGAGTCGCCGAAGGCCGATTCCGCGCATCGGAGAGCGACGGAAAAAGCGCTGATCGCCCGGCGGCTGGTCGAAGACGCGGCGGGGCGGCTGGATCGGCTGATCGCGATCGGCGTCGGCCATCTGTCGCTCGACCGCCCGGCGCCGACGCTGTCTTCGGGCGAGCTGCAGCGGCTGCGCCTGGCGACGCAGCTGATCTCGAAGCTGTTCGGGGTCGTGTACGTGCTGGACGAACCGTCGGCCGGTCTGCACCCCGCCGACGGCGAAGCGCTGCTGGAGTCGCTTGCGGCGCTGCGCGACGCGGGCAACTCCGTGTTCGTCGTCGAACACAATCTCGACATCATGAAGCAGGCGCAGTGGCTGGTCGATATCGGCCCCGAAGCGGGCGAACGCGGAGGGCAAGTGCTGTACAGCGGCCCGCCGGCCGGCCTGGCGGACGTGGAACGTTCGATCACGCGGCGGTATCTGTTCGCGGATTCCGCTTCCGTGCTCCGCGAACGCCGGACGCCGGAAGGCTGGCTGAAGCTGAACCGGGTCTCCTACAATAATCTCAACGAATTGGACGTCGAGATTCCGCTCGGCTGCCTGACCGCCGTGACTGGCGTGTCCGGTTCCGGCAAGTCCAGCCTGATCTCCGGCGCGCTGCCGGCGCTGCTGGCGCCGCATCTGGGCAATCTGCCGGCCGAACCGGCGGAAGAAGGCGAGGAAGAACAGCCGGGCGAGATTTCGGGCGAAGCCGGAGGCGATCTCGATTCCCTGCGCCGCCTCGTACGGATCGACCAGAAGCCGATCGGTCGCACGCCGCGCTCGAATCTGGCGACGTACACCGGATTGTTCGATCACGTCCGCAAACTGTACGCCGACGCGCCGCTTTCCCGGGAGCGGGGCTACAAAGCGGGCCGCTTTTCTTTTAATGTGGCGGCCGGACGCTGCCCGTCCTGCGAAGGGCAGGGCTTCGTCCAGATCGAGCTGATGTTCCTGTCGAGCCTGTACGTGCCGTGCCCGGAATGCGGCGGAGCGCGCTACAATGCCGAGACGCTCGAAGTGACGTGGAACGATCTGACGATCGCGGACGTGCTGGCGCTGACCGTGGAAGAAGCGGTAGACGTCTTCGCGCAGCAGCCGGCTATCTCGCGGCCGCTGTCGGTGCTGCTCGATCTCGGACTCGGCTACCTGAAGCTCGGCCAGCCCGCGACGGAGCTGTCCGGCGGCGAATCGCAGCGGATCAAGCTTGCGGCCGAACTGCAGCGCACGCAGCGCGGCCGGACGCTGTATCTGCTGGACGAGCCGACCAATGGCCTGCATCCGGTTGATGCCGACCGCCTGCTGCGCCATCTGGACGCGCTCGTGCGCGCCGGCCATACGGTGATCATGGTCGAGCACAATATGCGGATCGCGGCCCAGGCCGACTGGATGATCGATATCGGTCCCGGAGCGGCCGCGGAAGGCGGCACCGTCGTGGCGGCCGGCACGCCGACGGAGGTGTCGGCTTCCGGGCGCAGCCGGACGGCGCCGTACCTGCTCGAACATCTTGCTTCGGATTCGTCCGCCAGCTGA
- a CDS encoding alpha/beta fold hydrolase: MAWTYTESGPIDAPLLLFVHGGGVGGWMWDRQVEHFRHAHCLVPEWSEQDGTGEDELFTIEKSAEALIRLAERKSAGRPIVAVGFSLGAQIVMQMMSDRPDLLSGAMLGSGSIYPASLARPLVGPLISLFYSLMRSRKFAALQARSLYVPGEQFDTYYAHSLGISRAGLIRTVRESLGYRLPAGFAYSTARLLVTVGEEESGSMRRSARDLAQMRAGSELVVRPGIGHGFSLAQPEAFNALLARWLEEGGLLPRRGSGR, encoded by the coding sequence ATGGCGTGGACGTACACGGAATCCGGTCCGATCGACGCTCCGCTGCTGCTGTTCGTGCACGGCGGCGGGGTCGGCGGTTGGATGTGGGATCGGCAGGTCGAGCATTTTCGGCATGCGCACTGCCTGGTACCGGAATGGTCGGAGCAGGACGGAACGGGGGAAGACGAACTTTTTACTATCGAAAAAAGCGCGGAAGCCTTGATCCGGCTTGCCGAACGAAAAAGCGCCGGTCGGCCGATCGTGGCCGTCGGCTTCTCGCTCGGCGCCCAGATCGTCATGCAGATGATGAGCGATCGTCCGGACCTGCTGAGCGGCGCCATGCTGGGCAGCGGTTCGATCTATCCGGCGTCGCTTGCGCGTCCGCTGGTCGGGCCGCTGATCTCGCTGTTCTACTCGCTGATGCGCAGCCGCAAATTCGCGGCGCTGCAAGCCCGAAGCTTGTACGTGCCGGGCGAACAATTCGATACGTATTATGCGCACAGCCTCGGGATCAGCCGTGCCGGGCTGATCCGAACGGTGCGGGAAAGTCTCGGCTACCGGCTGCCGGCCGGCTTTGCCTATTCGACGGCGCGCCTTCTCGTGACCGTCGGCGAAGAGGAAAGCGGCTCGATGCGCCGCTCGGCGCGGGATCTCGCACAGATGCGCGCCGGGTCGGAACTTGTCGTGCGGCCCGGTATCGGACACGGATTTTCGCTCGCGCAGCCGGAAGCGTTCAACGCACTGCTCGCGCGGTGGCTGGAGGAAGGCGGGCTGCTGCCGCGGCGCGGGAGCGGGCGCTGA
- a CDS encoding GntR family transcriptional regulator, which translates to MNKRLPKYMILKNELLSWIESGRLVPGGQVPSENEIAEQFSLSRQTVRQAFSELERQGLLERVQGKGTFVRSAGIREEAAQPRTIGIVTTYISDYIFPHIVRGAEAELRSRGYRLLLASTDNDKEKEMECLRLMLSEPLSGLIIEPTKSAEGNPNLPFYLSMQSRNLPFLMINERYRELEVPCLKVDDELGGSTAARYLIGQGHTRIAGFFKTDDLQGVNRLRGFMHAHREAGIPLLPEHVVTYATGQKGELPLRRVRELLASPNRPTALVAYNDELAVPLMNAARELGLSVPGDVSVVGFDDSALALASGVPLTTLTHPKEEMGREAARRLIAMIESGASGSAVEYEDVVYAPELVERSSAAKPRRG; encoded by the coding sequence ATGAACAAACGGCTTCCCAAATACATGATCTTGAAAAACGAACTGTTAAGTTGGATCGAAAGCGGCCGATTGGTGCCCGGCGGACAAGTGCCGTCGGAGAACGAGATCGCCGAGCAGTTCTCGCTCAGCCGCCAGACGGTGCGCCAGGCGTTCTCCGAACTCGAACGCCAGGGGCTGCTGGAACGGGTGCAGGGCAAAGGCACGTTCGTGCGCAGCGCCGGCATCCGCGAAGAAGCGGCGCAGCCGCGGACGATCGGCATCGTCACGACGTACATCTCCGATTATATTTTCCCGCATATCGTGCGGGGCGCCGAAGCCGAGCTGCGCAGCCGCGGCTATCGGCTGCTGCTTGCAAGCACCGACAACGACAAGGAGAAAGAGATGGAATGCCTGCGCCTTATGCTGAGCGAACCGCTCAGCGGGCTGATCATCGAGCCGACCAAAAGCGCCGAAGGCAATCCCAACCTGCCGTTCTACCTGTCGATGCAGTCGAGAAACCTGCCGTTCCTCATGATCAACGAACGCTACCGCGAACTGGAAGTGCCGTGTCTCAAAGTGGACGACGAACTCGGCGGCTCGACCGCGGCCCGGTATTTGATCGGGCAGGGGCATACGCGGATCGCCGGCTTTTTCAAAACGGACGATCTGCAGGGCGTCAACCGGCTGCGCGGCTTCATGCACGCCCACCGCGAAGCGGGCATTCCGCTGCTGCCCGAGCATGTCGTGACGTACGCGACGGGGCAAAAAGGCGAACTGCCGCTTCGGCGCGTGCGCGAACTGCTCGCTTCGCCGAACCGGCCGACGGCGCTCGTCGCCTATAACGACGAACTGGCCGTACCGCTCATGAATGCGGCGCGCGAGCTCGGACTGTCCGTGCCGGGCGACGTGTCGGTCGTCGGCTTCGACGATTCGGCGCTCGCGCTCGCTTCCGGCGTGCCGCTGACGACGCTGACGCATCCGAAGGAAGAAATGGGCCGGGAAGCGGCCCGGCGGCTGATCGCCATGATCGAGAGCGGCGCTTCGGGTTCGGCCGTCGAATACGAAGACGTCGTCTACGCGCCGGAATTGGTCGAACGGAGTTCGGCGGCCAAGCCTCGGCGGGGGTGA
- a CDS encoding formate/nitrite transporter family protein, which yields MFTESVRSLVEAAVKKRDFMNEHPLRYLISAVLAGAYVGLGIILIFSLGAPLAAIQSPFQSLIMGASFGIALTLVIFAGSELFTGNNMFFTASTLARRTSVKDLGKNWTLVFLGNLAGAVIVGLLVLGTGLFKNIAPEHLIFAAAAKKMSLPVMELFFRGILCNWLVCLAIWMASRTTNEAAKIMLIWWCLFAFIASGYEHSVANMTLLSTALMLPGHPATITLAGWLHNMIPVTLGNIVGGAVFVAGAYWTVSPVRKARPEAQDSAQADTRSAS from the coding sequence ATGTTTACCGAAAGTGTACGTTCCCTCGTCGAAGCCGCAGTCAAAAAAAGGGATTTCATGAATGAACACCCGCTCCGCTATCTGATCAGCGCCGTTCTTGCCGGTGCCTATGTCGGTCTCGGTATCATTCTGATCTTCTCGCTGGGCGCTCCGCTCGCCGCGATCCAATCGCCGTTCCAGTCGCTGATCATGGGCGCCTCGTTCGGGATCGCGCTCACGCTCGTCATCTTCGCCGGCTCGGAGCTGTTTACCGGCAACAACATGTTCTTCACCGCTTCCACGCTGGCCCGTCGCACTTCGGTCAAAGACCTCGGCAAAAACTGGACGCTCGTATTTCTCGGTAATCTGGCGGGCGCCGTCATCGTCGGCCTGCTCGTGCTCGGAACCGGGCTGTTCAAAAATATCGCGCCGGAACATCTGATCTTCGCCGCCGCCGCCAAAAAAATGAGCCTGCCCGTCATGGAACTGTTTTTCCGCGGCATCCTCTGCAACTGGCTCGTCTGTCTGGCGATCTGGATGGCCAGCCGGACGACGAACGAAGCCGCGAAAATTATGCTGATCTGGTGGTGCCTGTTCGCTTTCATCGCAAGCGGCTACGAGCACAGCGTCGCCAACATGACGCTGCTCAGCACGGCGCTCATGCTGCCGGGCCACCCGGCGACGATTACTTTGGCCGGCTGGCTGCACAACATGATTCCCGTCACGCTCGGCAATATCGTCGGCGGAGCCGTGTTCGTGGCCGGCGCCTACTGGACCGTGTCCCCGGTACGCAAAGCGCGGCCGGAAGCGCAGGATTCGGCGCAGGCGGATACCCGTTCCGCTTCCTGA
- the nirB gene encoding nitrite reductase large subunit NirB: protein MNTVKQKLIVIGNGMAGINTLEQILKLTDRFDITVFGSEPHPNYNRIMLSYVLEGSKKLEDIVLNDWSWYEENGIALHTNTTVTQIDTVGKTVLTDTGLTQAYDKLLIATGSNSLMLPIPGSDREGVVGFRDIADCDRMLDAAKQYKKAAVIGGGLLGLEAAKGLVGLGMDVTVVHLMNDLMERQLDSQASAMLKTELERQGIKFAMGKSTAEMTGDHRVRKLVFTDGEELEAEFVVMAVGIRPNKQIGEVSGIDTNRGILVDDFMRTSAPDVYSVGECAEHRGVCYGLVAPLFEQGSVLAKHICGIDTAGYGGSITSTKLKISGVDVFSAGEFIETPQHTVISAKDEWKRTYKKILLDQGKIVGAVLFGDVTESASLQKYVRERTEMNDEIYGDLMGTGHCGSGKSKTAAVEKMADDEIVCGCKGVTKKVIVDAITEQGLTTVDEIKACTGATGSCGGCKPVVEQILSFVLGDGFKQTVKTGICGCTPLSRQEIVAGIKEKGLRTTKEVMHVLDWHNAEGCSKCRPAVNYYLGVIYPGEHKDEKESRFVNERMNANIQKDGTYTVVPRMYGGVTTPEDLKKIADVSVKYNVKAVKVTGGQRLDLIGVQKEDLPKVWEELDMPSGYAYAKSLRTVKTCVGSQFCRFGTQDSLAVGAMLERKFERLDFPAKFKIAVNGCPRNCAESCTKDIGIVGNDGGWEVFIGGNGGIKARLADSLCKVKTDQELTDTVAAVMQYYRETGNYLERTSEWVERIGLEDIYAKTVADADNRRKLIDDIEYALTFVEDPWKQVLNDKKLRSELFETAAPALPQA, encoded by the coding sequence ATGAACACCGTCAAACAAAAGCTGATCGTCATCGGCAACGGCATGGCCGGCATCAATACGCTGGAACAGATTCTCAAGCTGACCGACCGGTTCGACATTACCGTTTTCGGCAGCGAACCGCATCCCAACTATAACCGGATCATGCTCTCGTACGTGCTCGAAGGCAGCAAAAAGCTCGAAGACATCGTGCTGAACGACTGGAGCTGGTACGAGGAAAACGGCATCGCGCTGCATACGAACACGACGGTGACGCAGATCGATACGGTCGGCAAAACAGTGCTCACCGATACCGGCCTGACGCAGGCGTACGACAAGCTGCTGATCGCGACCGGCTCCAATTCGCTTATGCTTCCGATTCCCGGCAGCGACCGCGAAGGCGTCGTCGGCTTCCGCGATATCGCCGACTGCGACCGGATGCTGGACGCGGCGAAGCAGTACAAGAAAGCGGCCGTCATCGGCGGCGGACTGCTCGGGCTCGAAGCGGCCAAAGGGCTCGTCGGCCTCGGCATGGACGTGACCGTCGTCCATCTGATGAACGACCTGATGGAACGCCAGCTCGACAGCCAGGCTTCCGCCATGCTCAAGACCGAGCTGGAACGCCAAGGCATCAAGTTCGCGATGGGCAAATCGACAGCCGAGATGACCGGCGACCACCGCGTGCGCAAGCTCGTGTTCACGGACGGCGAAGAACTGGAAGCCGAATTCGTCGTCATGGCGGTCGGCATTCGGCCGAACAAGCAGATCGGCGAAGTCAGCGGCATCGACACGAATCGCGGCATCCTCGTCGACGACTTCATGCGCACGTCCGCGCCGGACGTCTACTCGGTCGGCGAATGCGCGGAACACCGCGGCGTCTGCTACGGCCTCGTCGCTCCGCTGTTCGAGCAGGGCAGCGTCCTCGCCAAACATATTTGCGGTATCGACACGGCAGGCTACGGCGGTTCGATCACGTCGACCAAGCTCAAAATTTCGGGCGTGGACGTGTTCTCGGCCGGCGAATTTATCGAGACGCCGCAGCACACCGTCATCTCGGCCAAAGACGAATGGAAACGCACCTACAAAAAAATACTGCTCGATCAAGGCAAAATCGTCGGCGCCGTGCTGTTCGGCGACGTGACGGAATCCGCTTCGCTGCAAAAATACGTCCGCGAACGCACCGAAATGAACGACGAAATCTACGGCGACCTGATGGGCACCGGCCACTGCGGCAGCGGCAAATCGAAAACGGCCGCGGTAGAGAAAATGGCCGACGACGAAATCGTCTGCGGCTGCAAAGGCGTCACCAAAAAAGTCATCGTCGACGCGATCACCGAACAAGGACTGACGACGGTCGACGAAATCAAAGCGTGCACCGGCGCGACCGGTTCGTGCGGCGGCTGCAAGCCGGTCGTCGAACAGATTCTGAGCTTCGTTCTCGGCGACGGCTTCAAGCAGACGGTCAAGACCGGCATCTGCGGCTGCACCCCGCTGAGCCGTCAGGAGATCGTGGCCGGCATCAAGGAAAAAGGGCTGCGGACGACCAAAGAAGTCATGCATGTACTCGACTGGCATAACGCGGAAGGCTGCTCCAAGTGCCGGCCGGCCGTCAACTACTATCTGGGCGTCATCTACCCGGGCGAACACAAAGACGAGAAAGAATCGCGCTTCGTCAACGAACGCATGAACGCCAACATTCAGAAAGACGGCACGTACACGGTCGTTCCGAGAATGTACGGCGGCGTGACGACACCGGAAGACCTCAAGAAAATCGCCGATGTGTCGGTCAAATACAACGTCAAAGCGGTCAAAGTGACCGGCGGACAGCGGCTCGACCTGATCGGCGTGCAGAAGGAAGATTTGCCGAAAGTATGGGAAGAGCTGGACATGCCTTCGGGCTATGCGTACGCCAAATCGCTGCGGACGGTCAAGACGTGCGTCGGTTCGCAGTTCTGCCGCTTCGGCACGCAGGATTCGCTGGCCGTCGGCGCCATGCTCGAACGCAAGTTCGAACGGCTCGATTTTCCGGCCAAATTCAAGATCGCCGTTAACGGCTGCCCCCGCAACTGCGCCGAATCGTGCACCAAAGACATCGGCATCGTCGGCAACGACGGCGGCTGGGAAGTGTTTATCGGCGGCAACGGCGGGATCAAGGCCCGGCTGGCCGACTCGCTCTGCAAAGTGAAAACGGACCAGGAACTGACCGATACGGTCGCCGCCGTCATGCAGTATTACCGCGAGACCGGCAACTATCTGGAACGGACGTCGGAATGGGTCGAACGGATCGGCCTGGAAGACATCTACGCCAAAACGGTTGCGGATGCCGATAACCGCCGCAAATTGATCGACGATATCGAATATGCGCTGACGTTCGTGGAAGATCCGTGGAAACAAGTGCTCAACGACAAAAAACTGCGCAGCGAATTGTTCGAGACCGCCGCGCCGGCTCTGCCGCAGGCGTAA
- the nirD gene encoding nitrite reductase small subunit NirD, whose product MTYPSNVFAGTTPIVLDSVDRFPSRIGRVFLVDNTELAVFRTSDDQFYAVENRNPHPKGGPLAEAIVSGHYIYDPLYDWKIDLKTGLVQQPDTGQVRTFRVEVADGRVVLFPNQYPFNS is encoded by the coding sequence ATGACCTATCCATCGAACGTTTTTGCCGGTACGACGCCGATCGTTCTTGACTCCGTCGACCGTTTCCCGAGCCGCATCGGCCGCGTTTTCCTCGTCGACAACACCGAGCTTGCCGTCTTCCGCACGTCGGACGACCAATTCTACGCCGTCGAGAACCGCAATCCCCATCCCAAAGGCGGGCCGCTTGCCGAAGCGATCGTCTCCGGCCATTATATTTACGATCCGCTGTACGATTGGAAAATCGATCTGAAGACCGGACTCGTGCAGCAGCCCGATACCGGTCAGGTCCGGACGTTCCGCGTCGAGGTCGCAGACGGCCGGGTCGTTCTCTTCCCGAACCAGTACCCTTTCAACTCTTAG